One Streptomyces fagopyri DNA window includes the following coding sequences:
- a CDS encoding protein-tyrosine phosphatase family protein — protein sequence MGEDWNSADGILRFPSGALVRGRGLRYPLPSGPTPSFAVYLLGKQPPSTEWEARWLRWPDFRLPKDRQQARDVLREALTRAGNERVEVACWGGRGRTGTALACMAVLDGVPPDQAVAFVRQHYHPRAVETPWQRRFVLRFQDA from the coding sequence ATGGGTGAAGACTGGAACTCGGCAGACGGGATCCTGCGGTTTCCTTCAGGCGCGCTCGTACGTGGCCGGGGTTTGCGTTACCCGTTGCCCTCCGGGCCGACGCCGTCCTTCGCGGTCTACCTGCTCGGTAAGCAGCCTCCCTCGACCGAGTGGGAGGCTCGATGGTTGCGGTGGCCTGACTTTCGCCTGCCCAAAGACCGCCAGCAAGCTCGGGATGTGTTGCGGGAAGCGTTGACCCGGGCGGGGAACGAACGCGTTGAGGTCGCGTGCTGGGGCGGGCGAGGGCGGACAGGAACAGCCTTGGCATGCATGGCCGTCCTTGATGGAGTTCCGCCAGACCAAGCCGTCGCGTTCGTCCGTCAGCACTACCACCCGCGTGCTGTGGAGACCCCCTGGCAACGACGATTCGTACTGCGCTTTCAGGACGCATAG